One window of the Chitinophaga niabensis genome contains the following:
- a CDS encoding winged helix-turn-helix transcriptional regulator, with translation MLKLQTISAEWEACTALSAVQDALYVLNGKWKLPIIVALSTGNKRFNELQKTVKGIAAKVLSHELKELELNGFVVRHVYTSTPVMIEYELTEYSNSLGQVVDALRIWGTLHREKIRSQFKQLA, from the coding sequence ATGTTAAAGTTACAAACTATTTCAGCAGAGTGGGAAGCTTGTACAGCCCTCAGTGCTGTTCAGGATGCATTATACGTTTTAAATGGTAAATGGAAACTGCCAATTATTGTAGCGCTCAGCACCGGCAATAAACGTTTTAATGAATTGCAGAAAACGGTGAAGGGCATTGCAGCCAAAGTTTTATCCCATGAATTGAAAGAACTGGAGCTGAATGGTTTTGTGGTACGCCATGTATATACTTCCACCCCTGTGATGATAGAATACGAGTTAACGGAATACAGTAACTCGCTGGGCCAGGTAGTGGATGCCTTAAGAATATGGGGTACCCTCCATCGCGAAAAGATCCGCAGCCAGTTTAAGCAATTGGCGTAA
- a CDS encoding AraC family transcriptional regulator → MSMKNMRSVFQGGCFTNVSRVPGETGPLILKGSDSTINQGQFINIRPRYFSDQNYTVWVYDMELVKEEELTVKLPKVSAAMLYNLNGGSTLSICKSHQLKLKEKSYSPLSLQPGQHTLVMDPGYSKVLLLLFHPPYVSQVTDLRLVPDEYSILSKVEAKLINQTCQQLIEDVQCNNYSGELWRLKREVLILDLFFKSLDEIGIPLQKEQPFQLHPDYERMVKVQVYIKENIDKKLSVPMLARKFSLPPAQLRRTYLQVFKQQMWEYIRTERLHRATILLLETEMPVHEIAWEVGYESAAGFTRVFTFTFRQSPTDYRKSYRKAS, encoded by the coding sequence ATGTCAATGAAAAACATGCGTAGTGTTTTCCAGGGGGGATGCTTTACAAACGTCAGTAGAGTACCTGGAGAAACGGGACCACTTATTCTGAAAGGATCAGACTCCACCATCAATCAGGGCCAGTTCATTAACATTCGGCCACGGTATTTCTCAGACCAGAATTACACCGTTTGGGTGTATGACATGGAACTGGTTAAAGAAGAGGAACTAACGGTAAAACTGCCAAAGGTATCTGCAGCCATGCTTTACAACCTAAATGGCGGATCTACCCTGAGCATCTGTAAGTCTCACCAGTTGAAACTGAAGGAAAAAAGCTACAGTCCGCTCTCCCTTCAGCCAGGGCAACACACCTTGGTTATGGACCCGGGTTACAGCAAGGTGCTGCTGTTGCTTTTCCATCCGCCTTATGTTTCCCAGGTCACCGACCTGAGGCTGGTTCCGGATGAATATTCAATCCTTTCAAAAGTAGAAGCCAAACTCATTAACCAAACCTGTCAGCAGTTGATTGAGGATGTGCAATGCAACAATTACAGCGGGGAATTATGGCGTTTAAAAAGAGAAGTCCTTATCCTTGACCTCTTCTTTAAATCGCTGGATGAGATAGGCATTCCTTTGCAAAAAGAACAGCCATTCCAGCTGCATCCGGATTATGAGCGAATGGTAAAAGTACAGGTATACATTAAGGAGAATATAGATAAAAAACTTTCTGTTCCAATGCTGGCCCGGAAATTCTCGCTTCCGCCAGCCCAACTGCGAAGAACTTATTTACAGGTGTTTAAACAGCAAATGTGGGAGTATATTCGTACTGAAAGGTTACACCGGGCAACCATATTGTTGTTGGAAACAGAAATGCCGGTACATGAGATTGCCTGGGAAGTAGGATATGAATCCGCTGCGGGATTTACACGGGTATTTACCTTTACCTTTAGGCAATCTCCCACGGACTACCGCAAATCATACAGAAAAGCGAGTTAA
- a CDS encoding MauE/DoxX family redox-associated membrane protein — protein sequence MSRRKWIMETILLLLFILYVYTAGSKLINYNATVFQMNAQPFDNKYTPFLVLGIPIAEFIVAGMLIFKRTLLKGLWASLFLLTLFTGYIILVKLNYYGTIPCSCGGVLKDLTWTKHLFFNLFFMGISIVGILLEKRGLQSRQFNTMSLS from the coding sequence ATGTCACGTCGTAAATGGATAATGGAGACCATTCTGCTACTGCTGTTCATTCTATATGTTTACACAGCAGGTAGCAAGCTGATCAATTACAACGCCACTGTATTTCAAATGAATGCTCAGCCATTTGACAACAAGTATACCCCCTTTTTAGTATTGGGTATACCTATTGCTGAGTTCATTGTGGCCGGAATGCTCATTTTCAAAAGAACCCTGCTGAAGGGGCTGTGGGCATCTTTATTTCTGCTTACTTTATTCACGGGTTACATCATTCTGGTTAAGCTCAATTACTATGGAACAATTCCTTGTTCCTGCGGAGGAGTACTAAAAGATCTGACCTGGACGAAACATCTTTTCTTCAATTTATTCTTCATGGGTATTAGCATTGTGGGGATCCTTCTGGAAAAAAGAGGACTACAATCCCGGCAGTTCAATACAATGAGTTTGTCTTAA
- a CDS encoding RagB/SusD family nutrient uptake outer membrane protein: MKNVLRIFFICALVFCSCKKQNEWLDEKRQISDNVPETLKDFQAILDNSTIMNASYPSIGLLGADDYYFLDGTVQIINTVGRNSYLWNKDIFEGEASSEYNSAYNIIASANIVLEGLAALDIATEKVADYNNVKGQALFFRSMIFYELAALFCKQYDVNTATNDLGICVRTKSDVHHLEPRSSVQQTYSQIINDLKNATLLLPVIAVYKTRPCKSAAFTLLAKAYLQMGDYANAKSFSDSALTYSNRLLDFNSDVISIAKPYRFPDFKLENPEIVFYATGFQHTAIAPSVSFNRSFVDSLLFQSYNDNDLRKAYLFATDITGKAKFRGAYTGNDVNFAGIAINEVYLIRAECNARLNSVTSALEDLNKLLENRYRRGTYIPFVTTNPDSALIRILEERRKELPFTGQIRWQDLRRLNKETRFARVLKRLYNGTLAELPPNDKRYVYPFPQNEIDFTGIQQNER, from the coding sequence TCAGATAATGTGCCAGAAACATTAAAGGATTTTCAGGCGATACTTGATAACAGCACAATAATGAATGCAAGTTATCCTTCTATTGGTCTATTAGGAGCTGATGATTATTATTTTTTGGACGGCACTGTGCAAATCATAAACACTGTAGGTAGGAATAGTTATTTATGGAACAAAGATATTTTTGAAGGAGAAGCTTCATCAGAGTATAATTCAGCTTATAATATTATTGCCAGTGCAAACATTGTTCTTGAAGGGTTGGCAGCCCTTGATATAGCGACTGAAAAAGTCGCTGATTATAATAATGTGAAGGGGCAGGCATTATTTTTCAGATCGATGATTTTCTATGAGCTGGCAGCGCTGTTTTGTAAACAGTACGATGTAAATACAGCAACTAATGATTTGGGTATTTGTGTTAGGACAAAATCGGATGTGCACCATCTGGAACCACGATCTTCCGTTCAGCAGACTTATAGCCAGATCATTAATGATTTAAAAAATGCGACCTTGCTATTGCCGGTGATAGCTGTATATAAAACCCGGCCTTGTAAGTCTGCTGCATTTACTTTGCTGGCCAAGGCCTATCTCCAAATGGGGGACTATGCAAACGCTAAGAGTTTTTCTGATTCTGCATTAACATATTCTAATAGATTATTGGATTTTAATAGTGATGTGATTTCCATTGCTAAACCCTATAGATTTCCTGACTTTAAGTTGGAGAATCCGGAAATTGTGTTTTACGCAACAGGATTTCAGCATACAGCAATTGCCCCTAGTGTCTCATTTAACAGGTCTTTTGTAGATAGTTTATTGTTTCAATCGTACAATGATAATGATCTTCGAAAAGCATATTTATTTGCTACTGATATTACGGGGAAGGCTAAGTTTAGAGGTGCTTATACTGGTAATGATGTGAACTTTGCCGGTATTGCAATTAATGAAGTCTATTTAATCAGAGCAGAATGCAATGCGAGATTAAATAGCGTGACTTCAGCATTAGAAGACCTGAATAAATTATTGGAAAACCGGTATAGAAGAGGTACCTATATACCCTTTGTTACAACTAATCCCGATTCTGCATTAATTAGAATACTAGAAGAAAGAAGGAAAGAATTGCCTTTTACGGGACAGATCAGATGGCAGGACTTGAGACGTCTCAACAAGGAGACCAGATTTGCACGTGTTCTAAAAAGATTATATAATGGTACTTTAGCCGAACTACCTCCAAATGATAAACGTTACGTTTATCCATTTCCTCAGAATGAAATCGATTTTACAGGGATACAACAGAATGAACGATAA